In candidate division KSB1 bacterium, one DNA window encodes the following:
- a CDS encoding dihydroorotate dehydrogenase electron transfer subunit, translating to MPETQATRVPPRIELCQVVHKEEVADSIFRLTLASERLSRVAQPGNFVNIRVNPSYFPLWRRPFSFHDARPGKGEWDVLFQVVGEGTRLLSQAKEGDFLDVLGPLGNSFPLPPRGTPAVLLAGGLGIAPLLLLSRCLAENGSPVTLLYGARGREKLVSLRSFQELGVNLLVSTEDGSVGMRGTLADLVQQALGSWSPAVWIYVCGPLAALQAVRRALPPRFSHVWVSLETAMACGFGACVGCAVKARRRNGYLLVCKDGPVFSLDEVEL from the coding sequence ATGCCTGAGACACAAGCGACCCGAGTTCCGCCCAGGATCGAGCTTTGCCAGGTGGTGCACAAGGAGGAGGTGGCGGACTCCATCTTCCGCCTGACCCTGGCCTCAGAGCGCCTCTCTCGCGTGGCTCAGCCAGGCAACTTCGTGAACATCCGGGTGAACCCGTCCTACTTCCCTCTCTGGCGCCGCCCGTTCAGTTTCCACGACGCGAGACCCGGGAAGGGAGAATGGGACGTTCTGTTCCAGGTGGTGGGAGAGGGGACTCGCCTCCTCAGCCAGGCGAAAGAGGGGGATTTCCTGGATGTACTCGGGCCCCTTGGGAATTCATTTCCACTGCCTCCTCGAGGGACCCCGGCCGTGCTCCTGGCCGGAGGTCTTGGGATCGCTCCCCTCCTGCTCCTGAGCCGGTGCCTGGCCGAAAATGGCTCCCCGGTCACTCTTCTCTACGGTGCGCGGGGCCGCGAGAAGCTGGTAAGCCTCCGGTCGTTCCAGGAGCTCGGGGTAAACCTCCTCGTGTCGACGGAGGATGGCAGCGTCGGGATGCGCGGCACACTTGCGGACCTCGTTCAGCAGGCGCTTGGCAGCTGGAGTCCCGCGGTCTGGATCTATGTCTGTGGTCCCCTTGCTGCTCTTCAGGCCGTGCGTCGAGCACTACCGCCCCGGTTCTCCCACGTCTGGGTGTCGCTGGAGACGGCGATGGCGTGCGGTTTCGGCGCGTGCGTAGGTTGTGCCGTGAAGGCCCGCCGCCGGAACGGGTACCTGCTCGTCTGCAAAGATGGGCCCGTCTTCTCCCTCGACGAGGTGGAGCTTTGA
- a CDS encoding dihydroorotate dehydrogenase, giving the protein MIDTRVQIGPLELRNPVLTASGTFGYAREFEGLVDFSRLGGVVTKTVTLEPRVGNPPPRIVETPAGMLNSIGLANDGVERFAKEKLPYLAALDTRVIVNVAGKTEDEFVAVVERLEEEQGFDAFELNFSCPNVKEGGLAFSTSPSVTRRLTEAVRKVTRRCLIVKLSPNVTDIAGIAVAAEEGGADAISAINTVVGMVVDVRSRRPVLGTITGGLSGPAIRPIALARVWQIVQRVKIPVIGIGGIFEAEDALQFLIAGATAVQVGTANFVRPDAAVRVAEGIEAYCREQGLRSVREIIGSLKIDEDRP; this is encoded by the coding sequence TTGATCGACACGCGTGTCCAGATTGGTCCGCTTGAGCTTCGCAATCCGGTCCTCACGGCCTCCGGTACGTTTGGCTACGCTCGGGAGTTCGAAGGCCTTGTGGACTTCTCCCGCCTCGGTGGGGTCGTCACGAAGACTGTCACTCTGGAGCCAAGGGTGGGCAACCCGCCCCCGCGTATCGTGGAGACGCCGGCGGGAATGCTCAATTCCATTGGCCTGGCAAACGACGGAGTGGAGCGCTTCGCGAAGGAGAAGCTTCCCTATCTGGCCGCTCTGGACACGCGGGTCATCGTAAACGTGGCCGGGAAGACTGAGGACGAGTTTGTGGCCGTCGTCGAGCGCCTTGAGGAGGAACAGGGGTTCGATGCGTTCGAGCTCAATTTCAGCTGCCCGAACGTGAAGGAAGGGGGATTGGCCTTCAGCACCAGCCCATCGGTGACGCGGCGATTGACGGAAGCGGTTCGCAAGGTAACCCGACGCTGCCTAATCGTCAAGCTCTCCCCGAACGTCACAGACATTGCCGGTATTGCCGTGGCCGCCGAGGAAGGTGGGGCGGACGCGATTTCGGCCATCAACACGGTGGTCGGGATGGTCGTGGATGTTCGGAGTCGGAGGCCGGTCCTGGGCACGATCACCGGCGGGCTTTCCGGCCCCGCCATCCGCCCCATTGCCCTCGCCCGGGTGTGGCAGATCGTCCAGCGCGTGAAGATTCCCGTGATTGGCATCGGCGGAATCTTCGAGGCGGAAGACGCCCTGCAGTTCCTGATTGCAGGAGCGACCGCCGTGCAGGTGGGGACGGCCAATTTCGTGCGGCCCGACGCGGCGGTGCGGGTGGCCGAAGGCATCGAGGCGTACTGTCGTGAGCAAGGGCTACGCTCGGTCCGGGAGATTATCGGCTCTCTCAAGATCGATGAAGACCGCCCCTGA
- the mobB gene encoding molybdopterin-guanine dinucleotide biosynthesis protein B, with protein sequence MSKYGPKALAICGPKKSGKTSLICQLVRYLRRRSVRVAVVKHTVHTHFLDTPGSDTDRYRMAGALATGLVMPQGYAHFRYFEPQLEPILHRHFEFADLVLLEGFGSSPLPKLILRPSWDPDYAASVDPATVLGILDEPGADLPSSLRHVTLRLAPDNVEALADWLMTHFLEAPGTGA encoded by the coding sequence GTGAGCAAATACGGTCCGAAGGCACTGGCCATCTGCGGTCCCAAGAAGTCAGGAAAGACCAGCCTGATCTGCCAACTCGTGCGCTATCTCCGTCGCAGATCCGTACGGGTGGCGGTGGTGAAGCACACCGTTCACACCCACTTTCTCGACACGCCTGGGTCCGACACGGACCGGTACCGGATGGCTGGCGCCTTGGCCACGGGGCTGGTGATGCCGCAGGGCTATGCCCATTTTCGGTACTTCGAACCCCAGTTGGAGCCGATCCTCCATCGCCATTTCGAGTTCGCCGATCTGGTGCTCCTGGAAGGCTTCGGCTCGAGCCCCCTCCCAAAGCTGATTCTTCGCCCCTCTTGGGATCCGGACTATGCGGCCTCCGTTGATCCCGCCACGGTCCTTGGGATCCTCGACGAGCCCGGTGCGGACCTCCCGTCGTCCCTCCGCCATGTGACTCTGCGGCTTGCCCCAGACAACGTGGAAGCGCTCGCCGACTGGTTGATGACTCACTTCCTCGAAGCCCCTGGCACAGGTGCGTAG
- a CDS encoding VCBS repeat-containing protein: MKTRCVAGLLACLALFPLPAEGQAIFETRLDFPVGTRPSCLDLGDLDGDGDPDVVVTAKGENAVFGLINEGGLLFLSRRLFDTGEGPQAIAFADVNEDGASDLVVANEKDNGLVLYLNRGALQFSQGLRYGAGNWPSHILSIDLQKDGRADLVVSNSLNNTVSVYWNRGDGTLSVMQNYEVGWKPSAAAAADFDRDGDLDLAVVGSGDSSLSVLTNRGNGTFGRAVRYAIGREPRHLVAKDLNQDLWPDLVIANFAEQSVSVMLNDGKGGFPSRVDYIVAGGPLWCEVVDLDRDGQEDVVVLCSLEHAIAVLRGLGGGQFDYPRFFPAGHYPVAMRSADLDGDSFPDLCVVNRDDNAVSIHLNRGDGTFDVTPVLPTGGVPTFVASTDLNRDGLPDVIVNNFQDRDVTVYLNAGHRTFQPGQKYYLGNGPVALFTPDANGDGSPDLVTVNRHSDDVDILLNDGTGHFASRRTIWVGRAPIAGAVGDYDGDEVPDLVVALRDEDALALLRLRQEASALPPLFLPVGKAPTDVFLFDFDRDGQDEILVAHEGDRSIWMLARLNDAFVIRSRLRLDDTPASLCAFRAPGDSGARVVVTCPGSDRIYVLRSLGQALQLEQTLNVPGRPLRMAVADIDLDGFPELAVSCERNNSVAILSAGGGGPLRIESSYGVGREPAGLILVDLDGDADPDGLVAHRGEGDVGLLINRRNPLLRVLATFDAAWEVQACCFLPGGQLLALGRSEAAMYEPGSVRPVWQLPLIGLAKAKELRVVEAQSQGQLSPLVAAIADQELVILRPQPEGDFREIGRLPLPGSPLKALAANAETDPEYLVHFEDGSLVLLRASGPASQAVRIASGLPSVQDPQWADLNRDGLDDVVAFLPSDREILVLLQEAPAQFHGARYGIDRPIARLQVLHFDNDGFPDLVFADSSGERIGILRNSGFGTFPTALYFPVHGGPSDLAVLDYDHDGLSDLLVTLGGAAELRLLHGTGGGFELKDRLPLGQGKHRLCLDPSGSYAAVVEWAGRRITLFHLLPPKALALGSQ; this comes from the coding sequence ATGAAGACGAGGTGCGTGGCCGGACTACTTGCCTGCCTGGCCCTTTTCCCTCTCCCGGCGGAAGGGCAAGCCATTTTCGAGACCCGCCTGGATTTCCCCGTGGGAACCCGCCCTTCCTGTCTGGACCTCGGGGACCTGGACGGGGACGGCGACCCTGACGTGGTTGTGACGGCCAAAGGAGAGAATGCGGTTTTCGGCCTCATCAATGAGGGTGGACTGCTTTTCCTCAGCCGCCGCCTTTTCGACACGGGAGAAGGTCCTCAGGCCATCGCCTTCGCCGACGTCAACGAAGACGGGGCCTCCGACCTCGTCGTGGCCAACGAGAAGGACAATGGCCTGGTGCTGTATCTCAATCGGGGCGCGTTGCAGTTCAGCCAGGGCCTCCGTTACGGCGCAGGGAACTGGCCGAGCCACATCCTTTCCATCGACCTGCAGAAGGACGGGCGGGCTGATCTCGTCGTGTCGAACAGCCTCAACAATACCGTTTCTGTGTACTGGAATCGCGGCGATGGAACCCTCTCGGTGATGCAGAACTACGAGGTGGGCTGGAAGCCATCGGCAGCCGCGGCCGCCGATTTTGACCGCGACGGCGACCTGGATCTGGCGGTCGTCGGCTCCGGTGATAGCTCCCTCTCGGTCCTCACCAATCGCGGAAACGGTACCTTCGGACGAGCCGTCCGCTACGCGATAGGCCGGGAACCCAGGCATTTGGTCGCGAAGGACCTTAACCAGGACCTCTGGCCGGACCTGGTCATCGCCAACTTCGCGGAGCAGAGTGTCTCCGTGATGCTCAATGACGGGAAAGGCGGGTTCCCGAGCCGTGTGGACTACATCGTCGCCGGGGGACCGCTGTGGTGTGAGGTGGTCGACCTGGACCGCGATGGCCAAGAAGACGTAGTCGTCCTCTGCAGTCTTGAACACGCTATTGCCGTCCTACGCGGATTGGGTGGAGGCCAGTTCGACTACCCCCGCTTTTTCCCTGCGGGGCACTACCCCGTGGCGATGCGCTCCGCTGACCTCGATGGCGACAGCTTCCCCGATCTCTGCGTGGTAAACCGCGACGACAACGCCGTCTCCATCCATCTGAATCGTGGTGACGGCACCTTCGACGTGACCCCCGTTCTCCCTACAGGCGGTGTGCCAACCTTTGTGGCCTCTACGGACCTCAACCGGGACGGCCTCCCAGACGTGATCGTCAATAACTTTCAGGATCGCGACGTCACCGTCTACCTCAACGCCGGCCATCGGACGTTCCAGCCCGGGCAGAAATACTATCTCGGGAACGGCCCCGTCGCCCTGTTCACCCCCGATGCCAATGGCGACGGTAGCCCGGACCTGGTAACCGTGAATCGCCACAGCGACGACGTGGACATTCTTCTCAACGACGGGACGGGGCATTTCGCGTCGCGGCGCACCATTTGGGTGGGACGGGCGCCCATCGCAGGAGCGGTGGGCGATTACGATGGGGACGAAGTCCCCGATCTCGTCGTTGCTCTGCGCGACGAAGACGCCCTTGCCCTCCTCCGCCTGCGTCAAGAAGCCTCCGCATTACCCCCCCTCTTCCTCCCGGTGGGCAAGGCTCCGACGGACGTCTTCCTTTTCGACTTCGATCGCGACGGTCAAGACGAGATTCTCGTAGCCCACGAGGGCGATCGATCCATCTGGATGCTCGCCCGTCTGAACGATGCCTTCGTGATCCGCAGCCGCCTGCGGCTGGACGACACACCCGCTTCCCTGTGTGCCTTCCGGGCTCCTGGTGACTCCGGTGCCCGCGTCGTGGTGACTTGCCCAGGCTCCGACCGAATCTACGTGCTGCGATCTCTCGGTCAGGCTCTGCAGCTCGAGCAAACCCTAAACGTCCCCGGACGACCCCTGCGCATGGCCGTGGCCGACATCGACCTCGACGGTTTCCCTGAGCTGGCTGTCTCCTGCGAGCGGAACAACAGCGTAGCGATTCTCTCGGCAGGAGGCGGAGGTCCTTTGCGCATCGAGAGCAGCTACGGGGTGGGCAGAGAGCCCGCGGGTTTGATCCTCGTGGACCTGGACGGCGATGCCGACCCGGACGGGCTTGTCGCCCATCGTGGCGAGGGCGACGTGGGCCTCCTGATCAACCGTCGGAATCCCCTGCTGCGCGTGCTCGCCACCTTCGATGCCGCCTGGGAGGTCCAAGCCTGCTGCTTTCTGCCCGGTGGCCAGCTGCTGGCATTGGGACGATCCGAGGCCGCGATGTACGAGCCCGGATCCGTTCGTCCGGTCTGGCAGCTACCCCTGATTGGGCTGGCAAAGGCAAAGGAACTCAGGGTCGTCGAAGCACAAAGCCAGGGCCAGCTTTCACCTCTCGTGGCCGCAATTGCGGACCAGGAACTGGTCATCCTCAGGCCACAGCCGGAAGGGGACTTTCGCGAGATAGGCAGGCTTCCGCTACCCGGATCGCCGCTGAAAGCTCTTGCGGCCAATGCAGAGACGGACCCAGAGTACCTGGTCCATTTTGAGGACGGCTCCCTGGTTCTGCTCAGAGCGTCGGGCCCCGCAAGCCAGGCTGTGCGGATCGCGTCCGGTTTGCCCTCCGTCCAGGACCCGCAATGGGCGGACCTGAACCGTGATGGCCTGGACGATGTGGTCGCCTTCCTCCCATCCGACCGGGAGATCCTTGTGCTCCTCCAGGAGGCCCCGGCCCAATTCCACGGCGCCCGCTACGGGATAGACCGACCCATCGCGCGCCTGCAGGTGCTCCACTTCGATAACGACGGGTTCCCGGACCTCGTCTTTGCCGATAGCTCGGGAGAAAGGATCGGTATCTTACGGAACTCCGGCTTCGGGACATTCCCCACCGCGCTCTACTTCCCCGTGCACGGAGGACCCTCGGACCTGGCCGTCCTCGACTACGACCACGATGGTCTGAGCGACCTGCTGGTGACCCTGGGCGGCGCGGCTGAGCTGCGCCTTCTGCACGGGACCGGAGGCGGCTTCGAGCTCAAAGATCGGCTCCCCTTAGGCCAAGGGAAGCACCGCCTCTGCCTTGACCCCTCGGGTTCGTACGCTGCCGTCGTGGAATGGGCCGGACGCCGAATCACCCTATTCCATCTCCTCCCGCCAAAGGCTCTTGCCCTCGGCTCTCAGTAG
- a CDS encoding phosphatidate cytidylyltransferase: MALLLGPVVLGSAYYGRLPFVAVVTIIVATALHEYYSLSRQLGVKPLEILGLLSSMTILAGCYLGSWVLVVSALAGLVGLACLVHVFRGPQGSTLNLAATAFGPAYIALLLGHLLLVRQLPLSLGIPYRHAGLWIVGLILVVWICDTAAFFLGASVGKHKLAPAVSPGKTWEGAAAGLAFGELGALALRPLFFPGLGISDALSIGAIVGVLGQASDLTESLFKRDAGVKDSSNLIPGHGGMFDRFDSFFLAAPAFYWYLKLVAFR; this comes from the coding sequence GTGGCTCTACTTCTGGGGCCGGTCGTGCTGGGATCCGCGTACTACGGGCGGCTCCCATTTGTCGCGGTCGTCACCATCATCGTTGCCACTGCTCTGCACGAATACTACTCGCTCTCTCGACAGCTTGGGGTGAAGCCGTTGGAGATCCTGGGTCTTCTGAGCTCAATGACGATCCTCGCAGGGTGCTATCTTGGGAGCTGGGTCCTCGTAGTCAGCGCTCTCGCGGGGCTGGTGGGGCTGGCTTGCCTCGTACACGTTTTTCGCGGGCCCCAGGGCAGCACCCTCAACCTTGCGGCCACCGCGTTTGGGCCGGCCTACATCGCTTTGCTCCTCGGCCATCTTCTCCTGGTCCGCCAACTGCCCCTTTCTCTCGGGATCCCCTACAGGCACGCCGGTCTGTGGATCGTGGGCCTGATCCTTGTGGTGTGGATCTGCGACACGGCCGCATTCTTCCTCGGAGCCTCCGTCGGGAAGCACAAACTCGCCCCGGCCGTCAGCCCGGGCAAGACCTGGGAAGGAGCGGCTGCAGGATTGGCCTTCGGGGAGTTGGGCGCGCTGGCCCTGCGTCCCCTGTTCTTCCCGGGTCTTGGCATCTCCGACGCGCTGTCGATCGGCGCGATCGTCGGCGTCCTCGGCCAGGCCAGCGACCTCACCGAGTCCCTGTTCAAGCGCGACGCAGGCGTGAAGGACAGCTCGAACCTGATCCCGGGACATGGCGGCATGTTCGATCGATTCGATAGCTTCTTCCTGGCGGCGCCCGCTTTCTACTGGTACCTGAAACTGGTCGCCTTCCGGTGA